The sequence below is a genomic window from Macadamia integrifolia cultivar HAES 741 chromosome 1, SCU_Mint_v3, whole genome shotgun sequence.
TTTTGCAGAGCATACACAGGAGGTAAATAATACTCCTGTCCAAGGCTAGTTACATAAAACTCCTGTCTCATTTCAAGGGCTAATCTATCTAtccattattaaaaaaaaattatgatagaTGTGTATAGATTGATGCGGCTTCAAAGTTCATTCTATAATCCTCAAAAATTTAGAGTATCAATTACATCCAAATATATAGCTCTATGGAAAAATTACAAAACTCCGATTGGTGGAAACTACACGATATAAATTTCGTGGAAATGCAAAGTCTTTTGACAACTGCCCTATCTTTACATGAGGAAGTATGGTGACAACTCCTGCAAGTTCTATGGAATCACTACCTCTAAGCGCTCATAAGGCAAAAAGGAGGATTGGACAACTGTACTAAACACATGTCTAATCTAGTAGCATGTCATCACAGAAAGAAGTGTCGTTCATGAGTACCATGGAGTAGGAGTGGACAAAAATAGACTACTGGAAGCGTTTAGCATCACAAACCTGGAACTATACCAACAGTGTATGGAGATTCAGGTGGAGCATGAACAGTAATATTTTGAATTTGCACATTGCTGCATAAAGGTAATATAAATATGAGTCAGAGCTTCCAttccataaataaatattggAATTCACATAATCAGAAAACAATTTGAACTCGTCATAACATACGCATTGTACCTGCAATAAACTGGATGGATGTTCCAGCCAGGGGAATTCAAGAACGTGAGATTCGAAACTACAAGGTCCTTGCAGCCAATATATTCCACAAGATGAGGACGGCTATAGTTTAAAGAATGAGCTTTGAATGACTCCCACCATATAGAACCCTGCCCATCTATAGTTCCATTATCACCTAGTACATTTAACGGAATAAAGAACATTATAAGGGAGAAAAAATTGGCAAGCCTACAGTGAAACACAAACAGCACCGGCGCAAAAGGAATGAAGCAAATATCCTTGCCTGTTATCACCACATCTGTTAAATTATATCCAGTTATCAAGCTACGATATCTTCCACCTGGTAGTTCAATTCCTCGACCATATGATGGCAAGGGATCAATGATATCCCAGTGAGCAGCATCCTGCAAGGGAGGGGaataaaaaaagacaaagaCAAAGTACCTTGAGGACTTGAATTTACAAGAAACAGAGTACCACCACTATATGTTGATATGAGGCATGCATTTACACCTATTCTGGACAGCAGATGGTGGTATTTGGGGAAACTGAACAGGAATAGGGACAGACTAACATAAGCATTTTAAGTTTAGTCACCAAAAAGCTTAACCAAATTGGAGCATCTGACAAAGCCTTAACATCTTGAATTTAAAAGTAAATACATGCTAACGATAAGAAACATAAAATATCATTACTGGATCTGTCTAACCATCAAAAGATATCCAAACATCAATAGTTTGACTCAGTGAAGTGCTAAGGCCTCTATGGGGCTAAAGGAACAACTATGAGCCAGGCAGAATACATATGTCCAAAGAAGTGGGGAGCTAATTCAGTCTTTCATTAAAGAGGTATTTCCACGTCAATGGTCATGAAACCCTGTAAGCTAATCCTCATCTGTTTGCTTTCTTGAATGCTTTTCTTCCTGGCTATCAGATAGAAGGAAGGGGGTCacttaaaaaaagggaaaacaagaTAAGAATCAGATAGAACGAAAACCTGCGATCCAAGAATGAAGGCGCCTCTTTCCAAGAAAAGCGTGAGGTGACTAGTGAGGTTGAAGCTTCCCGTAAGCCACCTGCCTGATGGTACATAGAGCTGAGCACCTCCCTTGTCAGCAAAAGACTTGAGATAGAAGATGGCATTTTGAAAGGCAATCGTGTTCACTGTTTTCCCATCCCCAACTGCACCAAACTCCAAGATGGATACACTATGAGGTCTAGGGTCCAAGGTTCTCTTGTTATCACACTGCCCACCACTCCATCCTCCCCCTATTACACCAGCAGTTCCTAATGCCAGAAACAAAAGCAGTGCCACCTAAAAAGAGGACAAATATTAGGTTcaaggaagaaaaacaaaaccaataaCAATTCTAAGAACAATTTCTACTGACCAAGTCCATTGATGCAGAAAAGGAATTCACTAGAAAGCAAAAACAATTAAAAGGGGTAAATCCACTAAAAACACAATTAAGACATATACAATTGTTAACCAAAAATTAGATTCCTCAACAAAATTTGCAGGAAAGAATTATGGAAAATCAAAGAAGCATGAAGAAATTCATACAAAGAAAATTTGGGAAAAGACAAAGCATAGTTTATCTCTAACAGAATGATAGATTAAGAGAGATAATAAGAGTCACTACCTTCAGGTCTGTAATGAAGCAAAAGAGGTAATAGAAATGTCCAGAGTGTATACAATAAGATtgcaaaaattttaaaagaaaaaatctcagTTAAAGCATACTCATGCCCACTGAGAAAACAGAGGTGGATTCACCGAAAACATTAGCATGGCCACCAGAAGACACGAACATGATCACAACAACTTCACACAATGCAAGGAATTTGAAGCCAAACTGAAAAAGTAATGGGCATGATACGAAATTGAGCAAAAAGCAATCTTTTGATAAAGGAACAGGACAAAAAATTGCTAAAGCTCCCTGGAATCAAAGTCAAACTGCAAAACCCAACCGCATAATTCTATGAAGCAGAAAATTGTGATCTTGGTTGAAACAAGACAAGTGACTGAAACTGGGTAATATTAAGTAGGCAATGCAATGGACGAAGAACATTTTATTATCAAAATTGTTTACCCAGAATGACATAGAAGATTTCAGGAACAATGCTATGAATACAGGAAAATGAAAACCTAATGACGTTAGATTCTTAACTAAGCAGGAAGAATGAGAAACGAGTCAGAGGTCAAAAGTTACAACTCACCCATGGAAAAGCAGAAACTTGATCACAAGCACGACATCGATATCAAGGATCACTGTAAGTAAGAAGAATTTACTAAACACGccatacaaaataaaaacaaaaatccaaaacccaattggaaaaaaatcagacaaaaaaaaaaaaaatctacagcGCTTGCAGAACCGGATTACAGAACTAGAACTCATGGcccaaatccaaaacccaattggaaaaaaatcagacccaaaaaaaagaaaaaatctacaGCGCCTGCAAAACCGGATTACAGAACTAGAACTCATGGCCCAAATCCATCGCGCCTTggaaatcaaatccaaaaatgTATCAACAAAAGCAGATTCTGAACaaccaaaaagataaaattgcaGACGTTCAATATTTTAGGTAGAGTAGCATCTTCAGAAATCATTCCTGGTATCAattgagaggagaaagaaaggggtGAAAAAGATACCAGTATGAAGAGTTGTCAAATACCCGAGTAATGAAATTTTATGAAGTCAACCAAGAAAACCCAGTGAAGAAAAGTGTgaagaaggggggaaaaaaaagaacaacgTACTTACTAGCCTCTTCATTAGTTTATGCCCTTCTTCAACACCTTGGGCAGCCGGCGAAAGAAAGCAGAGCAGCCACTCCAATGAAAAATGAAGGGACTGCAAGCTGCAACCGAAAGAGGAATCAGAAAAGAAacgaagaaggaggaggagaagaaagagaaaagattgggtatatgtatatatgtacaGGACAAGTTGTCATCTCACtgagaaggagaaaaataaggaagaaggtAGTGAAAGGTAACAAACTAATAGTGGAAAGTTGGAAAATGGAAGGGGCCAGCTCTTCAATGTCTGTAATTCAGACACACACCCCCCCACCACCACGACCACCTTATTAGGCGAAATCAAAATTAGAAAGACAGCAAAGAGAATAAGTACTTAAAATAATAGGAATAATTACCGCTAATTGCTCATTCGTTGTTCTTCTTCCTATAAACATACTATTAAATTGTCAACCGAAACGCCTGTCGCCGACAGTAAATTCGCTTAAAACGTTCTTCCGTCACATTCAAAATCACACTTGTGCTCtgtcatcttctctctctctgtgtccgTTCTCGTGAGTGAAAActgtgggaagagagagaaagatggtagtgggtttttcttctttttgaaaCGGCTATCCACTTTAATTTCAATTACAATTATTGAATAccattaagagagagaaagagagaggtggAAAATCACGACAAAGGAACAGGAGGAAGGCAAGGTTGGATTTGTATTGACTCTGTCTGTAATTGAGGAGTAAGGAAGGAATTATGAGATTAAAAAGTAGGGGAAGAAGACGAAAGATCAGAAACCCAATTAATAAAATGGAATGAACGAACGAATGAATAAAGAAAGGTAGGAGAGGAGAAGATGACTGGAGAGgagaacagaagagagagagtctacagagagaaagagaacggATCGAATAGTGGAACAGTAGAAGGAAGTGTATTGGGGGATGAGGTGTGCATGGGGTTTCGAGACGCATGTGGTTTGCCAGGGAGAGTGGGGCCCGCACCAATCATGTCCTGGATGCTAGCCTGGCATCACTCACCTTAATAAGAGGACCCTCCGTCTAAGGGCCCCACCCATTTGCTACATCTGCCGTCATATCTATTGCATATTTTTGCTGTCCACGTGTCCACTCTGAGTCTGGAGAGTCTGGACCCCACCATTCCACCGCTGCAACCGCATAATCGGAATGGGTAGGGCCCAAATTCATGAAATTGGGCCCCACCCATGGGCCGCATAACGCCCCCAACCCAGACTTGACTGTGCGTGCATGCGTGTATCTGGTCTAATTTGTCTGTGTCAATGCCTGATTGGACGGACAATCATTTCATTGTCCTTTCGCGAATTATGAATATTTACTTaactttttttattaataaattctTTTGGACGATAATACATTATAGCAACCATCAATCATCAGCGTAGTCAGTATCAAGGGGaaatttgttttcccttttattaTATTAATCACCCTTCATTTACCTATATTTTAGCCTATGTTTGGTAGCAAGTGAAGAGAAGAAACGAAAAACCAGaaggtagaaaagaaaagaaaaaaaatgagaaaaaaaaattatattttcttattttcttgtgttttttgtaagattttttttcttttaagtaaaaataaatttcacaatttttaatgtaaaatttgaaatttaaaaactgAATATTCTCTTAATTTAAAACATATCAAGCATAAAGAGAACTTTTTAAATTgtacttctttctttttttttcttctcttgactaccaaacacagcctaaatcgGTATCGGATCATTTCGATaacaattaattaaaaaaataagattctTTTTTCAGCTGTTTTGAAAATCACTACTATTCTTCAGATACAAGTCCAGTCTATTTAACACAATGCAATGAAGGTGGAAGTAGAAAATtaccagaaaagaagaagaaatgaaatgaatgaaATTGATAAATGATACCAGTTTAAAAAGATGGAAATGTGCACATATAAAAGCTAGCAGCAGACATAGATCCTGTGCCTTTCATAGATGTTAAATATTATATGCAGGGGTCCAAATTACAGAGTGGAATGCTTCTCccataaaaaagaataagacaGAAGGCTAGTTCTGATACTTATTCAATACCGTATCAGTaccaaaataggagagagagaaaaaaaaacccatatctGTATTTTAAAGGATAAAGGTGTCTAACTTGACCTAAGACAACCGATCCCTATCGATGACAATCTTGATACTGTACACCAAAACCCAGATTCAGCTCTTCTTCTAAGTGTTCATCGCTCAAGTCTTGCCCATAGTACTTGGGCGAGCACCACGTATGCAAGTGATAATCCAACGGTTCTCGATGCCTCACTTCTCGCGCCTATGTCGACATCTCTTCCATCGTGTCTCTCTCAAAGCGTTGGATCATCACTAGAGGCATGGCACTTGCCCAGATAACTATGGGCCGACCTGACCAATGGACGCTAAGAAGAAGAGTCGGATCCCTAAAATCTTCGAATTCACACAGCTCTTGTGTGAATCTTCTACATCGCATCAATCATGGTGTGAGAAACAGTTTTGTGAACAAAGAGTCCATACGGTCAAAGAAGATAAAGAATAACTGTGGAACTCACATGGCCAGACTCTTGAGGCCCAACATATGAGATGGTATGGTAACTAATGCCCACATCACCTGCATGACATTCTCTCATCAACTACAATTTTTTGTACTAATTCCTTGATAGATCATGCTTTCAATCTCATTCTCACTTTATTCTATATTAGAATAACTTTATagacataaaactaatgagCTCTGTGTTAAGAAAGTATGGGagagaattatttttttttttttttggagaaagtcATTGAAACTCACCTGATACAATAACTACTACTATAAAGATTGAAGGAAAACAGAAGATCAATAGAAAGATTTAGTGTTCACACGAAGGCTCTCTaaatggtctttattgacttggAAAAAACTTTTGATAGAGTccctagattttttatttttaaattttttgtttggtaGAAGCCTCTTGGGAGTGAATTGAAAagtactaaagaaaaaaatattttgaataagCATATGAGCATAGTCAAAGATATGTATAATGACGTGGTGACTATTATAAGAACTATTTGGGGTTCAGATAGTACATTCTCAATTATCGTTGAGTTAAATCAATGATCAACTTTAAGTCCTTATTTTTTGCACTTATCATATATGACTTAACCATTAGAGGCATTAAAGATGAAGTTTCTCAGTGCATTGTTTTTACAAATGATATTGTTTCATGTGGTTGAGACAAAAGCAAAGATCAATGCCAAGTTGAAGTTATGGAGATTAACTTTGGAATCAAAGGTTTTAAAATAAGTAAAACGAATACGCCAATACAAGTTATATGGTGCATAAATTTAATTATGCTATGAGATGGTAAAAAtcgaaaagagagagagagagagagagagagagagattctataAAGTAATTGTTTTAGATATTTGGATTTAATCATATATAAATGAtaggatatagaggatgatgattcacaaaaaattaaaatagggATGGACGAAGTGGAGTGGTGCGTCTGAAGTATTGTGTGATCGATGACATTAAACTTATAGTAATATTTTATAGGATAGTCATATGAAGTATTGtgtttgtatttgtttttctttctttgatatattttcattcaccaaaaaaaaaaaaaaaagaagaagaagaagaagaagaagaagaagaagaagaagaagagagggttcCTAGGAATGATAAATAAGGAATAATCATATTAGAATTGATTTCAGAGTAGCTCCGATATATGATAAACTATGATAGGTATGTTTGAAGTGGCATCGCCATGTTTAATAAAAGCCTCTAGATggtccaatacagaggagtaaCCTCAAACAGAGCTGGTGGGTGAGCATCCATGTAGTGAGCGAGCCGACcacatttagttgagataaggctaagttgttggTGTTGTATCTAgcttaatcctttttttttttcctgaaatatCCAGCTTGAAAAGTACGTATTGCGATGATCTAACTGCATATTACATAATTATTGGTGTTAtatctaaggatgtgaatttgaaactgaaaccataTACCGAAACCGAACCTAGCCGGTTACACCAAAATCGCAAAAcagtttaataaatggttcggttttggtttcaagtttcaggttgATTAACTAAACggatcaaaattgaaccgagCCATTTAacctgttggtttcaaaccgaattgaaacagtgaaaatcgaaccatttaaatcGTCAAAACAGATCCTAATAACCCATTTAACATTTAAATAATGCAGGGGTAGAATCGGTATATCAGTTTCAAAAAGTTAAAACCCCTAAAGTAAAAACTATTGGATTTTGAAGCTTTGGTATGCTTGCATGATTGGATGTATGATGCGACTTTTGGaggtaatattttttcttttaacttcgtatgaaattctttggacattagtttcatattctaaataattgttttcttcttttatatagCTGAGACGGATGAAGaataattattatttgaaaCCTTGAAAGATGTGTTTTCAGAGCCTTCTATTCTTACTTTAGCATCATCCACCACTACTACCGGTGTTCATTAGTATTTAATAGTTTTGTTTGTATTTCACTTTCtcaatgtaatatttttttttttacttagttGTTTGGGTATtataacaaaacataatggtttgcatttcacattctcaagattgaatcgtttgtcaccaaaagcaaattttagtaaaaatgCGAATAAAGTAACAAATCGATTGCTAactgtttagaaaccgtatggaataaatcgaaacagaaaccatttaaaaac
It includes:
- the LOC122081682 gene encoding probable polygalacturonase isoform X2 — translated: MKRLVALLLFLALGTAGVIGGGWSGGQCDNKRTLDPRPHSVSILEFGAVGDGKTVNTIAFQNAIFYLKSFADKGGAQLYVPSGRWLTGSFNLTSHLTLFLERGAFILGSQDAAHWDIIDPLPSYGRGIELPGGRYRSLITGYNLTDVVITGDNGTIDGQGSIWWESFKAHSLNYSRPHLVEYIGCKDLVVSNLTFLNSPGWNIHPVYCSNVQIQNITVHAPPESPYTVGIVPDSSDNVCIEHSNISMGYDAIALKSGWDEYGIAYGRPTRNVHVRWSQLQGSRGSALAFGSEMSGGISDIIVEGLHIQNSFSGIAFKTTKGRGGYIKDILLSYIEMENVYEALKATGQFGSHPDDEFDPNALPVIDHITLKNIIGTNITVAGDLEGIQESPFTSICLSNISLFITSGTSSSWFCSNVLGFSDSVFPEPCPDLQSSYSNSSSACFSLASSDGYAAAL
- the LOC122081682 gene encoding probable polygalacturonase isoform X1, coding for MFIGRRTTNEQLAVALLLFLALGTAGVIGGGWSGGQCDNKRTLDPRPHSVSILEFGAVGDGKTVNTIAFQNAIFYLKSFADKGGAQLYVPSGRWLTGSFNLTSHLTLFLERGAFILGSQDAAHWDIIDPLPSYGRGIELPGGRYRSLITGYNLTDVVITGDNGTIDGQGSIWWESFKAHSLNYSRPHLVEYIGCKDLVVSNLTFLNSPGWNIHPVYCSNVQIQNITVHAPPESPYTVGIVPDSSDNVCIEHSNISMGYDAIALKSGWDEYGIAYGRPTRNVHVRWSQLQGSRGSALAFGSEMSGGISDIIVEGLHIQNSFSGIAFKTTKGRGGYIKDILLSYIEMENVYEALKATGQFGSHPDDEFDPNALPVIDHITLKNIIGTNITVAGDLEGIQESPFTSICLSNISLFITSGTSSSWFCSNVLGFSDSVFPEPCPDLQSSYSNSSSACFSLASSDGYAAAL